One Nitrospirota bacterium DNA segment encodes these proteins:
- a CDS encoding Mut7-C RNAse domain-containing protein, with product MRFIADAMLGRLARWLRILGFDTLYDPDIEDRDLLKRAREEDRVVLTRDTRISRKGLPGVVLVRSDHLEEQLAQVLLDCGLEPGGEPRCANCNGDLLAVAEKEDIRDAVPEYVYLSHAAFRRCSRCGNVYWEGSQYRRLREKLSRMAPGGGK from the coding sequence ATGAGGTTCATCGCGGATGCCATGCTCGGGCGGCTGGCCCGGTGGCTGAGGATACTGGGGTTTGACACGCTCTACGACCCGGACATCGAGGACAGAGACCTGCTCAAGCGGGCCCGGGAGGAAGACCGGGTTGTGCTGACCCGGGATACGCGCATCTCCCGGAAGGGCCTTCCGGGGGTCGTCCTGGTCCGCTCGGACCACCTGGAGGAGCAGCTGGCCCAGGTGCTCCTTGACTGCGGCCTCGAGCCCGGCGGCGAGCCCCGCTGCGCCAACTGTAACGGGGACCTCCTTGCGGTCGCGGAGAAGGAGGACATCCGGGACGCCGTGCCGGAGTACGTCTATCTTTCCCACGCCGCCTTCCGGCGGTGCTCCCGCTGCGGCAACGTCTACTGGGAGGGCTCGCAGTACCGGAGGCTCAGGGAGAAGCTCTCCAGGATGGCCCCGGGAGGCGGGAAGTGA
- a CDS encoding potassium channel protein has protein sequence MKKSPRRQLALSFLLIFGVIAAGTLGYWALENWSFLDSLYMTVITITTIGFKEVHDMSGPGRFFTIFLIFSSVGAVFYSLNNAARILLEGELKDVFGRRKLQSTIKSLRGHYIICGYGRMGRVICKEFAAMGADFLVVEKAPELELTLQRDLLLLQGDATRDEVLREAGIERAQGLVTVLPTDAENLYVVLSARGINPGLTIVTRAVEEGSEQKLLRAGANRVVSPYHIGGLRIAHSVLRPAVADFIEFTTRSGNIDLQMQEVPVLEGSSVAGRTLSESGIGRDLGIIIVAVRKPDGTMKVNPTHRHAISPGETLVVIGEPEKLKLLEEMSGGQRPPR, from the coding sequence GTGAAGAAGAGCCCCCGCAGGCAGCTTGCCCTGTCTTTCCTTCTCATTTTCGGCGTCATCGCGGCGGGAACCCTGGGCTACTGGGCGCTGGAGAACTGGAGCTTCCTCGATTCCCTCTACATGACGGTCATCACCATCACCACCATCGGCTTCAAGGAAGTCCACGACATGAGCGGCCCGGGGCGCTTCTTTACCATCTTTCTCATATTCTCCAGCGTGGGCGCCGTCTTTTATTCCCTGAACAACGCCGCCCGCATACTCCTTGAAGGAGAACTCAAAGACGTATTCGGGAGGAGAAAATTGCAATCCACCATCAAGAGCCTGAGGGGTCACTACATCATCTGCGGCTACGGGAGAATGGGCAGAGTCATCTGCAAGGAGTTCGCCGCCATGGGGGCCGATTTCCTGGTCGTCGAGAAAGCTCCGGAACTGGAGCTCACGCTTCAGCGGGACCTGCTGCTTTTGCAGGGGGACGCCACGCGGGACGAGGTCCTCCGGGAGGCGGGCATCGAGCGGGCCCAGGGGCTGGTCACGGTGCTTCCCACGGACGCCGAGAACCTCTACGTGGTCCTCTCGGCCCGGGGCATCAACCCCGGGCTGACCATTGTCACCCGGGCCGTGGAGGAGGGCTCCGAGCAGAAGCTCCTGAGGGCCGGGGCCAACCGGGTGGTCTCCCCCTACCACATCGGAGGCCTGAGAATCGCCCACTCGGTGCTCCGGCCCGCCGTGGCGGACTTCATCGAGTTTACCACCCGCTCGGGGAACATCGACCTCCAGATGCAGGAGGTTCCCGTCCTGGAGGGCTCCTCCGTGGCCGGGCGCACCCTGAGCGAAAGCGGCATCGGGCGGGACCTGGGCATCATCATCGTTGCCGTCAGGAAGCCCGACGGCACCATGAAGGTCAACCCCACCCACCGCCATGCCATCAGCCCGGGGGAAACCCTGGTGGTCATCGGCGAGCCCGAGAAACTGAAGCTCCTGGAGGAGATGTCCGGGGGGCAACGGCCCCCGCGATAG